One Pararhizobium sp. IMCC3301 DNA segment encodes these proteins:
- a CDS encoding ABC transporter substrate-binding protein, with the protein MKKRTMNSKSALFALLASAALALPATAQTKLDIAIVGEADTFDPMMSTKDVVSIITQHFVETLYTFDANWGVAPLLATELPTISADGLTYTIGIREGITFHDGSAMDSADVVASLERWKAQSPRGKGVADKIASITASGPFEVTIQMSAPYSPLLSLLAFSNSAAVVYPSEIIAETIENVIGTGPYQIAEHVPDQYLQLTRFEDYVSRTEPSSGSAGARQQLADEIRFVPVPDANTRVEGLLSGQFDFADGLPAESLARIEASDAADPMLLRPFGWPIFAINHKAGLLTDLKTRQALQAALPIDDMLFAAFGDDNFFVVDGPMYPEGWTWRSDAGTDQYNQNDQAKAAALLKETGYDGTPLRILTSRQYEFHFKMAEVAKVALEAAGFKVEMNVVDWATLGQQRNDPALWDIYITHSPFLPEPALTNLYSATSRLGWAEPEKEAILAKFTVETDQAKRQELFAQLQQKLFDDVGFIKIGGFNALMGTRKGLTGVTPSPWPFFWNAAK; encoded by the coding sequence ATGAAGAAACGGACGATGAATTCCAAATCCGCGCTTTTTGCACTTTTGGCCAGCGCAGCACTGGCGTTGCCCGCCACCGCACAAACCAAGCTCGATATCGCCATCGTGGGTGAGGCTGATACCTTTGACCCGATGATGTCGACCAAGGATGTGGTCAGCATCATAACCCAGCATTTCGTCGAAACGCTCTATACGTTTGACGCCAATTGGGGCGTGGCCCCCTTGCTGGCGACCGAGTTGCCGACGATCAGTGCCGATGGCCTAACCTATACGATTGGCATCCGTGAAGGCATTACCTTCCACGATGGGTCTGCCATGGACAGCGCCGATGTAGTTGCCTCCCTGGAACGGTGGAAAGCCCAATCACCGCGCGGAAAAGGCGTTGCCGACAAGATCGCCTCGATCACCGCTAGCGGGCCGTTTGAAGTGACTATCCAGATGAGCGCACCGTACTCGCCGCTTCTGTCACTGTTGGCGTTTTCAAACTCGGCGGCGGTGGTCTATCCGTCAGAAATCATCGCCGAGACGATCGAGAATGTCATCGGCACCGGCCCTTACCAGATTGCAGAACACGTGCCGGACCAATACCTGCAACTGACAAGATTTGAAGATTATGTATCGCGAACAGAACCGTCCTCAGGGTCGGCAGGTGCGCGCCAACAACTGGCAGATGAGATACGTTTTGTCCCGGTACCGGATGCCAATACCCGCGTTGAAGGGCTGCTGTCCGGTCAGTTCGACTTTGCCGATGGTCTGCCTGCCGAAAGCCTTGCACGGATTGAGGCAAGCGATGCCGCCGACCCGATGCTGCTGCGCCCTTTTGGCTGGCCAATCTTCGCGATCAACCACAAGGCCGGGTTGCTGACTGATCTCAAGACACGCCAAGCCCTGCAAGCGGCACTGCCAATAGACGACATGCTGTTCGCAGCCTTTGGTGACGATAATTTCTTTGTCGTCGATGGCCCGATGTATCCTGAAGGTTGGACATGGCGCTCGGACGCTGGAACCGACCAGTATAACCAGAACGATCAGGCCAAAGCCGCTGCGCTGCTGAAGGAAACCGGCTATGACGGCACGCCGTTGCGCATCCTGACTTCGCGCCAGTATGAGTTCCATTTCAAGATGGCCGAAGTTGCCAAGGTCGCCCTGGAGGCGGCGGGCTTCAAGGTTGAAATGAATGTCGTGGATTGGGCGACACTGGGCCAGCAGCGCAATGACCCGGCACTGTGGGATATCTATATCACCCATTCTCCATTCCTGCCGGAACCGGCGTTGACCAATCTTTATTCTGCCACCTCGCGACTGGGCTGGGCGGAGCCGGAAAAGGAGGCGATTCTTGCCAAGTTTACCGTCGAGACCGATCAGGCAAAGCGGCAAGAGCTGTTTGCCCAATTGCAGCAAAAGCTGTTTGACGATGTGGGCTTCATCAAAATTGGCGGTTTCAACGCGCTGATGGGG
- a CDS encoding YihY/virulence factor BrkB family protein, with the protein MSRGRRAETPAEIPAVGWKDVAFRVKDELATDRVGLLAAGVAFYGLLALFPAITAVIAISGLLVEPSQIIDQLEGLSGLVPEEVLTIVTDQATSVAGSRSGGLGLVAVIGLLIALYSASKGMASLIQGLNVAYDEDESRGFFKLKLVTFGLTLLLIVGLLIGLGATLAVPAVLAFVDLGPVGAIAIAALPWIGLIALTISGLSALYRYAPSRDAPEWKWASAGAIVGSLLWIVASAGFAFYVGNFGSYNESFGALAGVVVLLMWFWISAFIILLGAELNAELEAQTRADSTVGPDRPMGQRDAVKADNLGREAG; encoded by the coding sequence ATGTCCCGCGGCCGCCGCGCCGAAACACCAGCTGAAATCCCTGCCGTCGGGTGGAAAGACGTAGCGTTCCGCGTCAAGGATGAGCTGGCCACCGACCGTGTGGGTCTGCTTGCCGCTGGCGTCGCTTTCTACGGATTGCTGGCGTTATTCCCGGCCATCACGGCAGTGATTGCCATCAGCGGCCTGCTGGTAGAGCCGAGCCAGATCATCGATCAGTTGGAAGGGCTTTCAGGTCTCGTGCCCGAGGAGGTCCTCACCATCGTCACTGATCAGGCTACGTCCGTGGCGGGATCTCGTTCCGGTGGTCTGGGCCTTGTGGCCGTTATCGGCCTCTTGATTGCGCTCTACTCTGCATCTAAAGGAATGGCGAGCCTGATCCAGGGCCTCAACGTCGCCTATGACGAAGACGAAAGCCGTGGCTTCTTTAAGCTGAAACTGGTGACTTTTGGCCTGACGTTACTCCTGATCGTCGGGTTGCTAATTGGGCTTGGTGCCACTCTTGCGGTTCCGGCAGTTTTGGCGTTCGTGGATTTGGGTCCGGTCGGCGCAATCGCAATCGCGGCGTTACCGTGGATCGGATTGATTGCACTGACAATCTCTGGCCTTTCAGCTCTTTACCGCTACGCGCCCTCGCGCGATGCTCCGGAATGGAAATGGGCGTCCGCCGGTGCAATTGTCGGTTCTCTGCTTTGGATCGTGGCATCGGCTGGTTTTGCCTTCTATGTGGGTAATTTCGGGTCTTACAATGAAAGCTTCGGCGCGCTGGCTGGGGTTGTCGTGCTGCTCATGTGGTTCTGGATATCAGCATTCATCATCCTGCTGGGCGCAGAACTGAATGCGGAGCTTGAGGCGCAGACACGCGCGGATTCGACCGTTGGTCCTGACCGTCCGATGGGACAGCGCGACGCGGTAAAAGCCGACAATCTGGGCAGAGAGGCCGGCTAG
- a CDS encoding phage holin family protein — translation MSDTTPNKSVGSLLSDAMSNISSLVRSEVDLARAEINENITRAGVAIGMIAGAAIIALVTLNLLVAALVAALTEAGLEAGWSALIVGVILAVIAFVLFGKGINDLKLSSLAPTRTVKNVKRDAEAVKEAYNDK, via the coding sequence ATGAGTGATACCACCCCAAACAAAAGCGTCGGCAGTCTGCTGTCGGACGCGATGAGTAACATCAGCTCGCTGGTGCGCAGCGAGGTCGATCTGGCCCGCGCGGAAATCAATGAGAACATCACCAGGGCAGGCGTAGCAATCGGCATGATCGCCGGAGCGGCCATCATCGCGCTGGTGACATTGAATTTGCTTGTCGCAGCATTGGTTGCGGCCCTGACCGAGGCCGGTCTGGAGGCAGGCTGGTCAGCGCTGATCGTCGGCGTGATCCTCGCCGTCATTGCCTTTGTCCTGTTCGGAAAAGGTATCAACGATCTTAAACTCTCGAGCCTCGCCCCGACACGGACCGTCAAGAATGTGAAACGCGACGCTGAAGCCGTAAAGGAAGCTTACAATGACAAGTGA
- a CDS encoding DUF3618 domain-containing protein: MTSEHRTPKEIEREIESQRSELTSNLEGLQDKFSIDTLVRQISDQFREHGGDLGRSISDQAKANPIPLALTGIGLAWMMFGHGLKSASSSGYSSAEEDFRRSRLDQGRPYTPPVRPVVNYDTGPSWAREQHDDESSIAGRLSDRATSVKDSASQRADAVRAGVTSAAASASNSVSNAGSSVADAASSAGSTIASHAKSVRSSIAEAGSRIAEGTETLTEEGRQRVVAARRKALEMRRNTARSISQGTDAAADFYDRQPLVIGALALAVGAALGGALPRTKTEDGLMGSQSDMLYDEAERIFKEEKSKAMEVAKSVKNEVMDIVDETKSDLDSGVPGDKTAAQALGEEAKSVADRVAVAAKTTAKEQNLGKPTT; encoded by the coding sequence ATGACAAGTGAACACCGCACCCCGAAGGAAATCGAACGCGAGATTGAATCTCAACGCTCGGAATTGACCTCAAACCTCGAAGGCTTGCAGGACAAATTTTCGATCGATACGCTGGTTCGCCAAATTAGCGATCAATTTCGCGAACATGGCGGTGATCTTGGACGGTCCATCAGCGATCAGGCCAAGGCAAACCCGATCCCGCTGGCGCTGACCGGGATTGGCCTCGCATGGATGATGTTTGGCCATGGGCTGAAGTCTGCGTCCTCCAGTGGTTATAGCAGCGCTGAAGAGGATTTCCGGCGTTCACGGCTGGATCAGGGTCGCCCCTATACCCCGCCGGTCAGACCTGTTGTGAACTATGACACCGGCCCATCATGGGCGCGAGAGCAACATGACGACGAATCGTCAATAGCGGGTCGTCTCTCGGACCGGGCCACCAGCGTAAAAGATAGCGCTTCGCAGCGCGCGGATGCTGTGCGTGCGGGTGTAACCTCTGCTGCCGCTTCGGCATCAAATAGTGTATCAAACGCCGGATCATCCGTGGCTGACGCCGCATCTTCTGCTGGATCGACGATCGCAAGTCATGCAAAATCGGTCCGGAGCAGCATTGCCGAAGCGGGCAGTCGCATCGCGGAAGGCACAGAGACACTTACAGAAGAAGGTCGTCAGCGTGTGGTCGCGGCGCGCAGGAAGGCACTGGAAATGCGCCGCAATACAGCGCGATCCATCAGCCAAGGCACAGATGCAGCGGCTGATTTCTATGACCGTCAGCCTCTGGTCATCGGCGCGCTGGCCCTTGCGGTTGGTGCTGCCTTGGGCGGGGCGCTGCCCCGTACGAAAACTGAAGACGGCCTGATGGGCAGTCAAAGCGATATGCTCTATGATGAAGCGGAACGGATTTTCAAAGAAGAAAAGTCCAAGGCGATGGAAGTTGCCAAATCCGTCAAGAACGAGGTCATGGATATTGTGGACGAGACAAAATCCGACCTGGACAGCGGCGTGCCCGGTGATAAGACTGCGGCGCAGGCTTTGGGCGAAGAGGCCAAATCGGTCGCCGACCGCGTTGCCGTTGCCGCAAAGACGACCGCCAAAGAGCAAAATCTTGGCAAGCCAACGACCTGA
- a CDS encoding peptidoglycan-binding protein, whose protein sequence is MKSFMTVPAGVAYPSVSYANTLNVDDINAAEPIDEMSLAATIKLQVLLDYAVASPSVVDGQDGPNTTSAIMAYERINGLGQDGKVKLTK, encoded by the coding sequence ATGAAAAGTTTTATGACTGTGCCGGCAGGCGTCGCGTACCCTTCGGTTTCGTATGCTAATACGCTTAATGTCGATGATATTAATGCAGCCGAGCCGATCGATGAAATGTCATTAGCTGCTACAATTAAACTACAAGTTTTGCTCGATTACGCGGTAGCTTCGCCAAGTGTTGTCGACGGTCAGGATGGTCCAAACACAACGTCAGCGATAATGGCGTACGAACGGATCAACGGATTGGGTCAAGACGGCAAAGTTAAATTGACAAAATAA